In one window of Zhongshania aliphaticivorans DNA:
- a CDS encoding bile acid:sodium symporter family protein, producing the protein MEQNVFIDIGLPVSLFIIMIGMGLGLTVDDFVKEARHPRASIVGSIGQLLLLPALGFLLAWGLTLPPAIAVGLVILAACPGGATSNVITYLAKGNVALSIVITAIASVATIVTLPLLVNQALSWQFGRAANVSMPVVDTIAMLVIIVLLPTGIGMLVRAKAPMIAAKSEKAFNGFGAVVLLSLIVLISYGLRDQLVGLLVQAGPACLLLNVLGIGVGLLSARLSGVQRADQLAIAVELGIKNSTIGILLATTILHSQEMAIPSMVYGLTMYLFGAGLVAYGRATIVSKKS; encoded by the coding sequence ATGGAACAGAACGTGTTTATTGATATTGGTTTGCCGGTGTCGTTATTTATTATCATGATTGGCATGGGCCTTGGCTTAACTGTTGATGATTTTGTAAAAGAGGCGCGGCATCCTAGGGCTTCAATCGTAGGTAGTATCGGCCAGTTATTGCTGTTGCCGGCACTGGGGTTTTTACTGGCTTGGGGCTTGACCTTACCGCCTGCCATTGCGGTTGGTTTGGTGATATTGGCAGCCTGCCCCGGCGGAGCGACATCCAATGTGATTACTTATTTAGCCAAGGGCAATGTGGCGCTTTCTATCGTTATCACCGCCATTGCAAGTGTTGCCACTATTGTCACTTTGCCGCTGTTGGTTAATCAAGCATTGAGCTGGCAGTTTGGTCGTGCAGCTAATGTAAGTATGCCGGTTGTCGACACAATCGCTATGTTAGTTATTATTGTTTTACTTCCTACCGGTATAGGTATGTTGGTTAGGGCAAAGGCTCCGATGATTGCAGCTAAATCAGAGAAAGCTTTTAATGGTTTTGGCGCAGTGGTGTTGCTCAGTTTGATTGTGCTGATATCTTACGGTTTACGAGACCAGCTTGTGGGGCTATTGGTGCAGGCGGGGCCTGCTTGTTTGCTTCTTAATGTGCTGGGTATTGGTGTCGGCTTGTTGTCTGCACGTCTTTCCGGTGTGCAACGCGCTGATCAGTTGGCGATTGCGGTAGAATTAGGTATTAAAAACAGCACTATTGGGATTCTGCTTGCGACCACAATTCTACATTCGCAGGAAATGGCCATTCCATCTATGGTATATGGTCTGACGATGTATTTATTTGGTGCCGGCTTGGTCGCCTATGGGCGAGCGACGATTGTGTCGAAAAAATCTTAG
- a CDS encoding isocitrate lyase/PEP mutase family protein — protein sequence MSHAYQLRQHLAKQHCLRAPGVYDGLSALLAEQAGFQLGFVSGACIAFARHGRPDMGLVSMSEVADVVAVMRERVSMPLAVDIDTGFGNALNVQRTVRVLERAGASALQIEDQVMPKRCGHMAGKQVVNADEMVGKIKAALDARQDANTVIIARTDALGVNGLDDALERAEKYVEAGADVLFIEAPKTPEQMQIISQQFASRIPLVHNLVEGGGSPIDSADGLEQLGYKIALYPAALLHLFVPQAQALLSHISQHGSTGGFEGLIDLSKINDLLGAPELLQQGEKYSV from the coding sequence ATGTCTCATGCCTATCAATTACGTCAGCACTTGGCAAAACAACACTGTCTACGTGCGCCAGGCGTATATGACGGGCTATCGGCATTATTGGCCGAGCAGGCGGGATTCCAGTTGGGCTTTGTGTCGGGAGCGTGTATTGCTTTTGCTCGTCATGGCCGGCCGGATATGGGCTTGGTTTCTATGTCAGAAGTGGCCGATGTGGTCGCGGTGATGCGTGAACGAGTGAGTATGCCTCTGGCGGTCGATATCGACACTGGGTTTGGCAATGCCTTAAATGTTCAGCGCACGGTGCGGGTGCTTGAGCGGGCCGGTGCTTCGGCGCTACAGATTGAAGACCAAGTGATGCCCAAACGCTGTGGTCACATGGCGGGTAAGCAGGTGGTCAATGCAGATGAAATGGTAGGCAAAATCAAAGCGGCTTTAGATGCTCGGCAAGACGCCAATACCGTCATCATTGCACGAACGGATGCGCTAGGCGTTAATGGACTTGACGATGCGCTAGAGCGAGCAGAAAAATATGTGGAGGCGGGTGCCGATGTGCTGTTCATTGAGGCTCCCAAAACGCCTGAACAGATGCAGATTATCTCTCAGCAATTTGCCAGCCGAATTCCCTTGGTACACAACTTAGTTGAAGGCGGCGGCTCGCCAATCGACTCCGCTGATGGCTTGGAGCAACTAGGCTATAAAATTGCATTATACCCCGCAGCCTTACTGCATTTATTTGTACCGCAAGCTCAGGCCTTACTGTCTCATATTAGCCAGCACGGAAGCACTGGCGGTTTTGAGGGCTTAATTGATTTATCGAAAATTAATGATTTGTTGGGCGCGCCTGAATTGCTGCAACAGGGCGAAAAGTATTCAGTTTAG
- a CDS encoding ABC transporter ATP-binding protein, whose amino-acid sequence MIQLNKLSVGYPDVDDAVLKHLDMAVKPGNFVCLLGRNGAGKSTLLRTLAGLQNTKAGQVLIHDQNVHSLNPVERARHIAVVLTDRQFGLGLTVDDAVAMGRQPHTGWRGKLSHHDWDLVAKALKLADASNLAGRYLDDLSDGEKQRVMIARAVAQAPRVMLLDEITAFLDLPGRVASMMMLKQYAVANSATVVLSSHDLELSLQLADTIWLLDGKGNCLTGTPSSLQETGAIAAVFDTRDVKFSAITKQFELQKNLN is encoded by the coding sequence ATGATCCAGCTTAATAAGCTCAGTGTGGGTTATCCCGACGTCGACGACGCGGTGCTAAAACACCTCGATATGGCCGTTAAACCGGGGAACTTTGTTTGCCTACTAGGTCGCAATGGTGCAGGTAAATCCACCTTATTACGCACACTGGCAGGATTGCAAAACACCAAGGCAGGGCAAGTTTTAATTCACGACCAAAATGTTCACTCCCTGAATCCAGTGGAACGGGCCCGACACATTGCCGTGGTATTAACTGACCGCCAATTCGGCTTGGGCTTAACCGTGGATGATGCGGTCGCCATGGGCAGGCAGCCGCACACAGGCTGGCGCGGAAAGCTTAGTCACCATGACTGGGACTTGGTAGCAAAAGCGCTGAAGCTAGCCGATGCTTCAAACTTAGCGGGACGATATTTGGACGATCTCAGCGACGGCGAAAAACAGCGAGTTATGATTGCCAGAGCCGTTGCGCAAGCCCCCAGAGTCATGCTACTAGATGAAATAACCGCCTTTCTTGATTTACCGGGACGGGTCGCCAGCATGATGATGCTAAAACAATATGCTGTAGCTAATTCAGCCACTGTCGTGCTTTCTAGCCATGATCTGGAACTGTCATTACAACTTGCCGATACTATTTGGCTATTGGACGGTAAAGGAAACTGCCTTACAGGTACCCCAAGTTCGCTGCAAGAAACGGGGGCGATCGCCGCCGTGTTTGACACCAGGGACGTTAAATTCTCCGCCATCACAAAACAATTTGAACTACAAAAAAACCTAAACTGA
- a CDS encoding FecCD family ABC transporter permease: MINRHRIGTGLAALGLLLCTLAAVSLSIGQVTVDLPKVIAALLESSGSNIIDHIVVDIRLPRVLMAALAGAALGIAGVLMQTLFRNPMADAWSLGLTAGGQLGVAMAVAAAGFVGPAAIAFIQVFEGISLTLAAGLGVLLSALGMMALSRRVSTISLLVVGLMLGFSVQGLVSVIIHFANRVGGKVYSGWADGSFASATFDNIGMMMLPITAGIVLAVINAKALTTLLLGETYARSLGTDVIRLQRMTLLAVVLLVAPVTAYCGPITFLGLIVPHLARAISRSAHILPLLPLSALAGAVLALAADLVVHLPWDVHFLHLNAVLGIVGAPVVIFLLIFSSSVRRQT, translated from the coding sequence ATGATTAATCGCCATCGTATCGGCACGGGGTTGGCAGCACTTGGCCTGTTACTATGCACCTTGGCGGCGGTGTCCCTCAGTATCGGGCAGGTCACTGTTGATCTACCAAAAGTCATCGCCGCGTTGCTGGAGAGTTCCGGCAGTAATATTATTGATCACATCGTCGTAGACATCCGCCTGCCTCGCGTCCTTATGGCAGCGCTCGCAGGTGCGGCACTCGGCATTGCGGGTGTTTTGATGCAAACGCTTTTTCGCAACCCCATGGCGGATGCCTGGTCTTTGGGGCTGACCGCCGGTGGCCAGCTCGGGGTGGCAATGGCCGTTGCCGCTGCAGGTTTTGTCGGCCCGGCAGCGATTGCATTTATTCAAGTCTTTGAAGGGATAAGCTTAACCCTTGCGGCGGGACTGGGGGTGCTACTGTCAGCTTTAGGCATGATGGCCCTGTCTCGTCGTGTAAGTACCATTTCTTTACTGGTGGTGGGCTTAATGCTGGGCTTTTCAGTACAGGGACTAGTCAGCGTGATTATCCATTTTGCTAACAGAGTAGGCGGCAAGGTATATTCAGGATGGGCAGACGGTAGCTTTGCCTCCGCAACCTTCGACAACATTGGCATGATGATGTTGCCCATTACCGCAGGTATCGTTTTAGCGGTTATCAATGCCAAAGCCCTAACCACCTTGCTACTGGGAGAGACCTACGCCCGCAGCTTAGGTACGGATGTTATTCGACTGCAACGGATGACATTGCTGGCGGTGGTTTTACTCGTGGCGCCGGTCACCGCCTATTGTGGCCCCATCACCTTCCTTGGCCTGATTGTGCCCCATTTGGCTAGGGCGATTTCTCGCTCTGCGCACATACTCCCCCTGCTACCCCTCTCTGCGCTGGCGGGGGCGGTTTTGGCTTTAGCGGCTGATTTGGTGGTGCACCTACCCTGGGATGTTCACTTCCTGCACCTTAATGCAGTGCTTGGCATTGTCGGCGCGCCGGTGGTTATTTTTCTATTGATATTTTCTTCCAGCGTGAGGCGGCAAACATGA
- a CDS encoding ABC transporter substrate-binding protein, which translates to MVKSISGWVLCLSLLLVACEKNSDPISPAVDTAADTGNNNAVAMNLNFAKTFSAVQQDGMWIIDLKASIATWGSEATGPEQRARILLVPKDRPVPTMEGEFADAQLIRIPVERIAVNLAPFEAMLTALEEDNRLVAVGGPKSYNDSIRKRVLAGEIAQIGYGWHIPPILDALLAAEPDLLLMAMGDLSHSSQMARIRDLGVPVLPMFINSEPHYMGKVEYIRLLGLLTGQDQAAEQFVAMVAEKVDALKTAAAAQASKNVISAWYSGSGRWMATVRNSEAALLRDANGQNLLAEPDDPRRDEFQKLATEQLIIRGADADCAILRDSHSQVFRDRKTLEQFRAFRNGCVFAIDGMNKLQADAYDYYEGAVIRPDRVLRDLVHMLHPQLRDDTSFMYIQPDKPFYD; encoded by the coding sequence ATGGTAAAGTCCATAAGCGGATGGGTGCTGTGCCTGTCCCTGCTTTTGGTTGCCTGTGAGAAAAATAGCGACCCTATTTCACCCGCGGTCGACACAGCAGCCGACACCGGAAACAACAACGCTGTGGCAATGAACTTAAACTTTGCCAAAACCTTCAGCGCCGTCCAACAGGACGGCATGTGGATAATAGACCTGAAGGCCAGCATCGCAACCTGGGGCAGTGAAGCAACCGGACCGGAACAACGCGCCCGCATTCTCTTGGTACCTAAAGACAGGCCTGTACCCACCATGGAAGGTGAGTTCGCGGACGCACAGCTTATTCGCATACCCGTCGAGCGCATTGCAGTTAATCTGGCGCCGTTTGAAGCCATGTTGACCGCGCTGGAAGAAGACAACCGCTTGGTTGCCGTGGGTGGCCCCAAATCCTACAACGACTCGATTCGCAAACGGGTACTGGCAGGCGAGATAGCGCAGATCGGTTATGGCTGGCACATACCGCCCATCCTTGATGCTCTGCTGGCTGCGGAACCAGATCTACTGTTAATGGCCATGGGCGATCTCAGCCACAGCAGTCAAATGGCGCGGATTCGCGACCTAGGCGTGCCGGTATTGCCGATGTTTATCAATTCCGAACCCCATTACATGGGTAAGGTGGAATACATCCGCTTGCTAGGCTTACTGACCGGGCAAGACCAAGCCGCAGAGCAATTTGTGGCGATGGTGGCGGAAAAAGTCGACGCGCTTAAAACCGCTGCCGCCGCTCAAGCTAGCAAGAATGTAATTTCTGCGTGGTACAGCGGCAGTGGCCGCTGGATGGCCACGGTGCGAAATTCAGAAGCGGCACTGCTGCGCGATGCCAATGGACAAAACCTCTTGGCGGAGCCCGACGACCCCAGACGTGATGAGTTTCAAAAATTGGCCACCGAGCAACTGATCATTCGCGGTGCCGATGCGGATTGCGCCATCCTCCGAGATAGTCATTCCCAGGTCTTTCGTGATCGCAAAACCTTGGAACAATTTCGCGCCTTTCGCAACGGCTGTGTGTTCGCCATCGACGGTATGAATAAACTCCAAGCAGACGCCTACGATTATTACGAAGGCGCGGTGATTCGGCCAGACCGCGTACTCCGAGATCTGGTTCACATGCTCCACCCACAGCTACGTGACGACACCTCTTTTATGTACATTCAACCGGACAAACCCTTTTATGATTAA
- a CDS encoding TonB-dependent receptor — MKHYIGKSAVLRGLGLTMLILASPLSVLASDTAENESEKMETMTVTATRTEKNRQDVPVSISVQEMEALLEQGFTYGTDEFRGVPGISFRRGEGGGDVFPFVSFRGSSGTDGYLALIDGVPYVGVFEEAPLDQIPYGVVERVEVVKGPGSTLYGRGAVYGLANYILRRVEGDENKLSLTGGSNGYVKGQGSLTRRLDSGVGVLLDATIDEYDGWRERGGYSKLNLFGKIEMPISDRTDITAYLNYYESDKGITNGIPLDNEGNLLPVAGGRTAFLGFGTPKDDQQLWFGTLKIDHSLNANLALSASLQLRHSERDNNLNFYDAFGFAPDRNVYAVNGFRSEKEQDAAVFDGSLHWQSERHNVVAGMSFDHATSSALDMWSGQHGFTAECGFNFFLIEVDYATGQVINRDHPCFVVDLPFSDNEVENTAWGIFVQDEISLTNTLTATLGIRYDAFKRDAEFDPVAGSSASGDLSGDTDAISPRFALAWDSAIGNLYFSYGRGFNSNFGPIFEWNPANYARPENKPTTIDSYEIGLKTATEDNRLQLEVAIFQTVQKDRRSTIPNPAAEDDFSQPSNLISYGQRYESRGFEFSLAYLLTQDARLAVSASYIDPEWDEYIINSWGTVIDLSGTTPVGVAQNTYYLSYDHRLAPWIELRAVYEYYGDYQITQDNRVDGGQYDLLTLGASIYPVWWPDITFKLTALNALDEEYYFYFGDQTAPTYATPGPERELRASVEYKW, encoded by the coding sequence TTGAAACACTATATAGGGAAGTCGGCAGTTTTGAGGGGGTTAGGTCTGACGATGCTTATTCTGGCATCACCACTCTCTGTTTTGGCAAGTGACACCGCCGAAAATGAATCGGAAAAAATGGAGACCATGACTGTCACTGCAACGCGCACGGAAAAAAACCGTCAGGACGTTCCCGTGTCAATTAGCGTACAAGAAATGGAAGCGCTATTAGAGCAAGGCTTTACCTACGGCACAGACGAATTTAGAGGCGTACCTGGAATTTCCTTTCGACGCGGCGAAGGCGGCGGCGACGTGTTTCCGTTTGTATCGTTCCGCGGCTCTTCAGGCACCGACGGCTACCTCGCCTTGATTGATGGTGTGCCCTACGTTGGCGTTTTTGAAGAAGCACCACTGGACCAGATTCCTTACGGCGTTGTCGAGCGGGTTGAAGTTGTTAAAGGACCGGGCTCGACACTGTATGGGCGTGGCGCGGTATACGGGCTGGCAAACTACATCCTTCGCCGAGTTGAGGGGGACGAGAACAAGTTGTCCCTGACCGGCGGAAGCAATGGCTACGTCAAGGGACAGGGATCGCTTACGCGTCGCCTAGACAGTGGCGTTGGCGTACTGCTCGACGCCACTATTGACGAATACGACGGTTGGCGCGAGCGCGGCGGCTACAGCAAGCTAAACTTGTTTGGCAAAATAGAAATGCCGATTAGCGACCGGACTGATATCACCGCCTACCTAAACTACTATGAATCCGATAAAGGCATCACAAACGGTATCCCGCTCGACAATGAGGGCAATTTACTACCTGTGGCGGGTGGACGAACGGCATTCTTGGGCTTCGGCACACCTAAAGATGACCAGCAATTATGGTTTGGAACCCTGAAGATCGACCATTCATTAAACGCAAATCTTGCCCTTTCTGCCTCACTGCAATTGCGCCACAGTGAGCGTGATAATAATTTGAATTTTTATGATGCGTTTGGCTTTGCCCCCGACCGGAACGTCTACGCCGTCAACGGCTTTCGCAGCGAAAAAGAACAGGACGCAGCGGTTTTCGATGGCAGTCTACATTGGCAAAGTGAGCGACATAATGTGGTGGCAGGCATGAGCTTCGACCACGCAACCTCCTCCGCATTAGATATGTGGTCTGGCCAACATGGTTTTACTGCAGAGTGTGGCTTTAACTTCTTCCTCATTGAGGTGGATTACGCCACAGGGCAAGTGATCAACCGAGACCACCCTTGCTTTGTGGTCGACCTTCCCTTCAGTGATAACGAGGTGGAAAATACCGCTTGGGGTATCTTCGTTCAAGATGAAATCAGCTTAACGAATACACTCACTGCAACGCTGGGCATCCGCTATGACGCCTTCAAGCGCGATGCAGAATTCGACCCCGTAGCCGGCTCTTCTGCCAGCGGTGACTTAAGCGGCGATACCGATGCTATCTCGCCCCGTTTTGCCCTCGCATGGGATAGCGCCATCGGCAACCTCTACTTTTCTTATGGTCGAGGCTTTAACTCCAACTTCGGTCCCATCTTTGAGTGGAATCCCGCGAATTACGCGCGCCCCGAGAATAAGCCAACGACCATCGACAGTTATGAAATTGGCCTAAAAACAGCGACGGAAGACAATCGACTGCAATTGGAAGTAGCCATCTTCCAAACAGTTCAAAAAGACCGCCGCTCAACAATACCCAACCCCGCAGCAGAAGATGACTTCAGCCAACCATCCAATCTGATTAGCTACGGCCAACGCTATGAAAGTCGGGGGTTTGAATTTTCTTTAGCTTATCTGCTCACACAGGATGCACGCCTCGCCGTATCGGCAAGTTATATCGATCCCGAATGGGATGAATACATCATAAATAGTTGGGGCACGGTGATCGACCTTTCTGGCACCACACCAGTAGGTGTCGCCCAAAACACCTACTACCTCTCTTACGATCATCGTTTAGCGCCGTGGATCGAGTTACGTGCAGTCTACGAATACTATGGCGATTACCAAATTACACAGGATAATCGAGTTGATGGTGGGCAATACGATCTATTAACCCTTGGCGCGAGTATCTATCCAGTCTGGTGGCCTGATATCACCTTCAAACTCACTGCCCTGAATGCCTTAGATGAGGAATATTATTTCTACTTTGGTGATCAAACTGCACCCACTTATGCAACACCGGGACCGGAGCGCGAGCTAAGAGCCTCTGTGGAGTACAAATGGTAA